The Deinococcus koreensis genome window below encodes:
- a CDS encoding PHP-associated domain-containing protein → MRVDLHSHTEVSHDCRTAIRDIPGWMLRTNTRVLAVTDHDQFRGGPELQRIVADLGLDDRLSVICGEEVTTSEGELIGLFLKEQIPRGLSPEDTVREIRAQGGLVMLQHGFDPLKRYRLKPEATARIAADIDIVETFNSRLSRHHWNRVAEAWAQERDLPMSAGSDAHTLRDIGEAWVETPFRLVRTPDELIAALREGAVAGHWTHPVYAYGRKQWRVLNSQFRRD, encoded by the coding sequence ATGCGGGTGGATCTGCACTCGCACACGGAGGTCAGCCACGACTGCCGCACCGCCATCCGCGACATTCCGGGCTGGATGCTGCGAACCAACACACGGGTGCTGGCGGTCACGGATCACGACCAGTTCCGGGGCGGCCCCGAACTGCAGCGCATCGTCGCCGACCTGGGCCTGGACGACCGCCTGAGCGTGATCTGCGGCGAGGAGGTCACCACCAGCGAGGGCGAACTGATCGGCCTGTTCCTCAAAGAACAGATCCCGCGTGGCCTGAGCCCCGAGGACACCGTGCGCGAGATCAGGGCGCAGGGTGGGCTGGTCATGCTCCAGCACGGCTTCGATCCGCTCAAGCGCTACCGCCTGAAGCCGGAGGCCACCGCGCGCATCGCTGCCGACATCGACATCGTGGAGACCTTCAACTCGCGCCTCTCGCGCCACCACTGGAACCGCGTGGCCGAGGCCTGGGCGCAGGAGCGGGATCTGCCCATGTCGGCCGGCTCCGACGCCCACACCCTGCGCGACATCGGCGAGGCGTGGGTGGAAACGCCCTTCCGGCTGGTCCGTACGCCGGACGAGCTGATCGCCGCCCTGCGCGAGGGTGCGGTGGCCGGCCACTGGACGCATCCGGTCTACGCCTACGGGCGAAAGCAGTGGCGGGTGCTCAACAGCCAGTTCCGCCGCGACTGA
- a CDS encoding C1 family peptidase, which translates to MPKTAEAGRIEVGGQAFHLRVRPDVFDARDLEYRPRLQMLPPEVCPPPGVPVLRQSGQSCTGHALAAVINTALGPGTRASPYMLYALARRYDEYPGTADAGSSLRGALKGWFHHGVVGTARWPKLRSAAPDLEDDAFRTEAARMPLGAFYRVNPYRLDDMQSAVTELNAVAASAVIHSGWEKPAVVEKGGRVLHVIDRPIDGRTLGGHAFAVVGYNEVGFVVQNSWGRRWGAGGFAVLPYEDWLESAYDAWVARPGVRSAKLYVSGWEGGQRGTSGQLLSAPGPDNARLTRYVVNLGHGGQLSTTGRFTSSPAQLAQIMAHLRDFHAASPQADVVLYAHGGLVSERGGLITAQKHLNWWLNNGVYPVTLAWQSGPGETLCAQLAETFAGKLPAGGLGFDLVEQFDRLVEGAAGRSLRWMWEQMKRSARAAGAPCRQGPPETAPGGTLLLQQLARLQAQLRAETGQRLRLHLVGHSAGSILLGGLLPRMQELGLRAESMQFLAPAMTLAEFGRVVLPHLVGPPATRTVHRFAVFSMTDADEQDDTVGAGNITPYHKSLLYLVARPGGTGPRSAPAGDGQVPPPAAAARGRVRTAGAG; encoded by the coding sequence ATGCCAAAGACGGCGGAGGCGGGGCGCATAGAGGTGGGGGGACAGGCGTTCCACCTGCGGGTCAGGCCCGACGTGTTCGATGCGCGTGACCTGGAGTACCGGCCCAGGCTGCAGATGCTGCCGCCCGAGGTCTGTCCGCCGCCGGGGGTGCCGGTGCTCAGGCAGTCGGGCCAGTCCTGCACCGGGCACGCGCTGGCGGCGGTCATCAACACGGCGCTGGGGCCGGGCACCCGGGCCAGCCCCTACATGCTCTACGCGCTGGCCCGGCGCTACGACGAGTATCCGGGCACCGCCGACGCCGGTTCGTCGCTGCGCGGAGCGCTGAAGGGCTGGTTCCACCATGGGGTGGTGGGCACGGCGCGCTGGCCGAAGCTGCGAAGCGCGGCGCCCGATCTGGAGGACGACGCCTTCCGCACCGAGGCCGCGCGCATGCCGCTGGGGGCCTTCTACCGGGTCAATCCCTACCGCCTCGACGACATGCAGTCGGCGGTCACCGAGCTGAACGCCGTGGCGGCGTCGGCGGTGATCCACAGCGGCTGGGAGAAGCCGGCGGTGGTGGAGAAGGGGGGCCGCGTCCTGCACGTCATCGACCGCCCCATCGACGGGCGCACGCTGGGCGGCCACGCCTTCGCGGTGGTGGGCTACAACGAGGTCGGCTTCGTGGTGCAGAACTCCTGGGGCCGCCGCTGGGGGGCCGGCGGCTTCGCGGTGCTGCCCTACGAGGACTGGCTGGAGAGCGCCTACGACGCCTGGGTGGCGCGGCCCGGCGTTCGCTCGGCGAAGCTGTATGTCAGCGGCTGGGAAGGGGGGCAGCGCGGCACGTCGGGCCAGCTCCTGAGCGCCCCCGGCCCGGACAACGCCCGCCTGACCCGCTACGTGGTCAACCTGGGACACGGCGGGCAGCTCAGCACGACCGGGCGCTTCACGAGTTCCCCGGCGCAGCTCGCGCAGATCATGGCGCACCTGCGCGACTTCCACGCCGCCTCGCCGCAGGCCGATGTGGTGCTCTATGCCCACGGCGGCCTGGTGAGCGAGCGCGGGGGCCTGATCACCGCGCAGAAGCACCTGAACTGGTGGCTGAACAATGGGGTCTACCCGGTCACGCTGGCCTGGCAGAGCGGCCCCGGCGAGACCCTGTGCGCGCAGCTGGCGGAGACCTTCGCCGGGAAGCTTCCGGCGGGCGGGCTGGGCTTCGATCTGGTCGAGCAGTTCGACCGGCTGGTCGAGGGCGCGGCGGGCCGGAGCCTGAGGTGGATGTGGGAGCAGATGAAGCGCAGTGCGCGGGCGGCCGGAGCGCCCTGCCGCCAGGGGCCGCCCGAGACCGCGCCCGGCGGCACGCTGCTGCTCCAGCAGCTGGCCCGGCTCCAGGCCCAGCTGCGGGCCGAGACCGGGCAACGCCTGCGCCTGCATCTGGTCGGCCACAGCGCGGGCAGCATCCTGCTGGGCGGCCTGCTGCCCCGGATGCAGGAGCTGGGCCTGCGCGCCGAGTCCATGCAGTTCCTGGCCCCGGCCATGACCCTGGCCGAGTTCGGGCGGGTGGTGCTGCCGCATCTGGTGGGGCCACCCGCCACCCGCACGGTTCACCGCTTCGCCGTCTTCAGCATGACCGACGCCGACGAGCAGGACGATACGGTGGGCGCCGGGAACATCACGCCGTACCACAAGTCCCTGCTGTACCTGGTCGCGCGCCCTGGAGGAACCGGGCCGCGAAGTGCCCCTGCTGGGGATGGCCAAGTTCCACCACCGGCCGCTGCTGCCCGGGGGCGCGTCCGGACGGCGGGCGCTGGATGA
- a CDS encoding DUF937 domain-containing protein, which translates to MNVTDLIQSFFGGEHGARLGQAAGLDAPAAQSALTVGLPLQLDALADHAGTPEGQSQIAEAVENLPRFGSVQEALAGPDGATNLQRAGELLGPALLGGRAESITQTVATQTGAAPAGVSHLLQMAMPLLLSQLGQRAGLNPGNVGAVLGGLKGGLGSVLGAGAAGLGAAGMGAAGIAAASGLTGTHTPHTPETGSLPDMGSAAMPTSPAPTAAASTPEAPSTSGAPAPMPAASDAVPVGAAPMSAALTSAGLLDFLRGQFGGASADKIGSVAGFGGSTAGRATQAALPLILNALVNKGKTESGASDVLNMARPFSALSDDSGHLNTNLLSDTAELSRIEGQGRGLLGPLFGNVDELTGRLGTALGGSGASAGRLLALLTPLVLSVLGGRARAGNMNAGGLSGLLGGLGGSLSGLLPSGLSSLGALLGAGTLAGAAGAAMSSVPAPSSPTPSSAAPSRPPATAKGTVPGPAAAAPIPPAPPAATTDRRGGFPLWLIPLLAVLLLGGCWLLRQRPATTTATTGTSGAATTGTDTTGTGTTGTDTTGTDTAGTGTTDTGTAATDPAATTGATDTAAAGTFAISEPAADATLPAGGFTLRGTGKAGDTLQVLEDGTSLGNVTVGEDGSWSLDVPSPSAGAHTYSVKGADGAELGSVAATIGAADANASAANCTEDYSLSITDGQTVTEPFRFGGKGQGQGYSVTVQRGERTIGTKNIPLDSTCGWSYQSKPGAGAVTYVVRPIGDAAAEPLSTVNVTVSR; encoded by the coding sequence ATGAACGTAACAGACCTGATCCAATCTTTCTTCGGTGGGGAACACGGGGCGCGGCTCGGCCAGGCGGCCGGACTGGACGCCCCGGCGGCGCAGAGTGCCCTGACCGTGGGTCTGCCGCTGCAGCTTGACGCGCTGGCGGATCATGCCGGCACCCCCGAAGGCCAGTCCCAGATCGCCGAAGCCGTGGAGAACCTGCCCCGCTTCGGCAGCGTGCAGGAGGCCCTGGCGGGCCCCGACGGCGCCACGAACCTCCAGCGTGCGGGTGAACTGCTCGGGCCGGCCCTGCTGGGCGGGCGAGCCGAGAGCATCACCCAGACCGTGGCCACGCAGACCGGCGCGGCTCCGGCAGGGGTCAGCCACCTGCTGCAGATGGCGATGCCGCTGCTGCTCAGCCAGCTCGGCCAGCGGGCCGGTCTCAACCCGGGCAATGTCGGCGCGGTGCTGGGCGGCCTGAAGGGTGGCCTGGGCTCGGTGCTCGGGGCCGGTGCAGCGGGACTGGGTGCAGCCGGAATGGGCGCAGCCGGAATAGCCGCTGCCTCCGGCCTGACTGGAACGCACACGCCGCACACCCCCGAGACCGGGAGTCTGCCGGACATGGGCAGCGCGGCCATGCCCACCAGCCCGGCCCCCACGGCTGCGGCGTCCACACCTGAGGCGCCTTCCACGTCGGGTGCTCCCGCACCGATGCCGGCCGCCTCAGACGCGGTTCCGGTGGGCGCGGCCCCAATGTCGGCGGCCCTGACCTCCGCCGGTCTGCTGGACTTCCTCCGGGGGCAGTTCGGCGGCGCCTCGGCCGACAAGATCGGTTCGGTCGCCGGGTTTGGCGGCAGCACGGCCGGGCGGGCCACCCAGGCGGCGCTGCCGCTGATCCTGAACGCCCTGGTCAACAAGGGCAAGACCGAGAGCGGCGCCAGCGACGTGCTGAACATGGCCAGACCCTTCAGCGCCCTGAGCGACGACAGCGGCCACCTCAACACCAACCTGCTGAGCGACACGGCCGAACTGTCCCGGATCGAGGGGCAGGGGCGCGGCCTGCTGGGCCCGCTGTTCGGCAACGTCGATGAACTGACCGGCCGGCTGGGCACGGCGCTGGGCGGCAGCGGCGCCAGCGCGGGCCGGCTGCTGGCCCTGCTGACCCCCCTGGTGCTCTCGGTGCTGGGTGGGCGTGCCCGGGCCGGCAACATGAACGCGGGCGGCCTGAGCGGCCTGCTGGGCGGCCTGGGCGGCAGCCTGAGCGGCCTGCTGCCCTCGGGGCTGTCCAGTCTGGGCGCCCTGCTGGGGGCAGGCACCCTGGCCGGCGCCGCGGGCGCGGCCATGAGCAGCGTTCCTGCGCCGTCCAGCCCCACGCCCTCCAGCGCGGCGCCGTCCAGGCCTCCCGCCACCGCGAAGGGCACGGTGCCCGGCCCGGCCGCGGCGGCGCCCATTCCTCCGGCTCCTCCCGCAGCCACGACCGACCGGCGCGGCGGCTTCCCGCTGTGGCTGATTCCCCTGCTGGCCGTGCTGCTGCTGGGCGGATGCTGGCTGCTGCGTCAGCGCCCCGCCACCACGACGGCCACGACCGGCACCAGCGGCGCGGCGACCACGGGCACCGACACCACGGGCACGGGCACCACGGGCACTGACACCACCGGCACCGATACCGCGGGCACCGGCACCACCGATACGGGCACGGCGGCGACCGATCCAGCCGCGACGACCGGCGCCACGGATACGGCGGCGGCCGGCACCTTCGCGATCAGTGAGCCTGCGGCCGACGCCACCCTGCCGGCCGGCGGCTTCACCCTGCGCGGTACGGGCAAGGCCGGCGACACGCTGCAGGTGCTCGAAGACGGCACCAGCCTCGGTAACGTCACGGTGGGCGAGGACGGCAGCTGGTCGCTGGACGTGCCCAGCCCCTCCGCCGGCGCCCACACCTACAGCGTCAAGGGTGCCGACGGCGCTGAACTCGGGTCGGTCGCCGCCACCATCGGCGCGGCGGACGCCAACGCCAGCGCGGCCAACTGCACCGAGGACTACAGCCTGAGCATCACCGACGGGCAGACCGTCACGGAGCCCTTCCGCTTCGGCGGGAAGGGGCAGGGCCAGGGCTACAGCGTGACCGTGCAGCGCGGCGAGCGCACCATCGGCACCAAGAACATCCCGCTCGACAGCACCTGCGGCTGGAGCTACCAGAGCAAGCCCGGCGCCGGCGCCGTCACCTACGTCGTCCGGCCCATCGGCGACGCGGCGGCCGAGCCGCTGAGCACGGTCAACGTGACCGTCAGCAGGTAA
- a CDS encoding phosphodiester glycosidase family protein, whose product MSPRLSPVLSLFFVLGVAGSAQAVDVRDVVAAGNLYTVATVDLRTDRLELHWINPSTRAPYRSFEQLSKRLSKAGHPVLFATNSGIYAPGPKPLGLHIERGQTLVGLNNARSGGNFALLPNGVFWVAGQRAGITETRAYSRLRVSPTWATQSGPLLVQGGKLHPDFNRSGTSFKVRSGVGVCAGGQVKFALSAGPVNFYTFAVFFRDTLKCPDALYLDGSISAYATPDTNTQLAEFAGMWTVSR is encoded by the coding sequence ATGAGTCCGCGTCTGAGCCCCGTCTTGAGTCTTTTCTTCGTGCTGGGCGTTGCCGGATCGGCACAGGCGGTGGATGTCCGTGACGTCGTGGCGGCCGGCAACCTCTACACGGTCGCGACCGTCGACCTCCGCACGGATCGGCTGGAGCTGCACTGGATCAATCCCTCCACCCGCGCGCCCTACCGGAGCTTCGAACAGCTGTCGAAGCGGCTGAGCAAGGCCGGCCACCCGGTTCTGTTCGCCACCAACAGCGGCATCTACGCTCCCGGCCCGAAGCCACTGGGCCTGCATATCGAGCGTGGGCAGACGCTGGTAGGGCTGAACAACGCACGCTCGGGGGGAAACTTCGCGCTCCTGCCCAACGGCGTCTTCTGGGTGGCCGGACAGCGCGCCGGGATCACGGAGACGCGGGCCTACAGCCGGCTGAGGGTCTCTCCCACCTGGGCGACCCAGTCGGGGCCGCTGCTGGTGCAGGGCGGAAAGCTCCATCCCGACTTCAACCGCAGCGGCACCTCGTTCAAGGTTCGCAGCGGGGTGGGGGTGTGTGCCGGCGGACAGGTCAAATTCGCGCTCAGCGCCGGGCCGGTCAACTTCTACACCTTCGCTGTGTTCTTCCGGGACACCCTGAAGTGTCCGGACGCCCTGTATCTCGACGGCAGCATCAGCGCCTACGCCACGCCGGACACCAACACGCAGCTCGCCGAGTTCGCTGGAATGTGGACGGTCAGCCGCTGA